A region of Arabidopsis thaliana chromosome 5, partial sequence DNA encodes the following proteins:
- a CDS encoding uncharacterized protein (unknown protein; Has 1807 Blast hits to 1807 proteins in 277 species: Archae - 0; Bacteria - 0; Metazoa - 736; Fungi - 347; Plants - 385; Viruses - 0; Other Eukaryotes - 339 (source: NCBI BLink).) produces MSLKSRVTSTSSHNLHHSEERVPLRSDSDQSCLNSSPEFDFCLRQNSKQRFSHADELFSYWKNLSHTATDTISKKTEITSPRSNLQTLAAKSDTRDSDSDDPSFGCGFWLVRSKSVGYSMRNKKTNSSSEYQRSNSDPHKKKKKKSLQKMNSTEIRASRSMNSPALNVPLADIFCLGPVFSGSRDRRK; encoded by the coding sequence ATGAGTCTTAAAAGCAGAGTTACCTCAACATCTTCACACAATCTTCATCATTCGGAAGAAAGAGTCCCTCTCCGATCAGATTCAGACCAGTCATGTCTGAATTCAAGTCCAGAGTTCGACTTTTGTCTCCGTCAGAACTCAAAACAACGGTTTTCTCACGCCGACGAGCTCTTCTCGTACTGGAAAAACCTTTCCCACACGGCCACCGACACTATTTCGAAGAAGACCGAGATTACTTCTCCGAGAAGCAATCTTCAAACCCTAGCTGCGAAATCCGACACAAGAGATTCTGATTCAGATGATCCAAGTTTTGGGTGTGGTTTTTGGCTTGTAAGAAGCAAATCTGTTGGGTACTCaatgagaaacaagaaaacaaattcttcttcGGAATATCAACGGAGCAATAGTGATCcacataaaaagaagaagaagaagagtttgcaGAAAATGAATTCTACAGAGATTAGAGCTTCAAGATCCATGAATAGTCCGGCGTTGAATGTCCCATTGGCTGATATATTTTGCTTAGGCCCTGTTTTTTCCGGTAGCCGTGATCGTAGAAAATGA
- a CDS encoding homeobox Hox-B3-like protein (unknown protein; FUNCTIONS IN: molecular_function unknown; INVOLVED IN: biological_process unknown; LOCATED IN: cellular_component unknown; EXPRESSED IN: 12 plant structures; EXPRESSED DURING: 6 growth stages; BEST Arabidopsis thaliana protein match is: unknown protein (TAIR:AT1G67035.2); Has 1807 Blast hits to 1807 proteins in 277 species: Archae - 0; Bacteria - 0; Metazoa - 736; Fungi - 347; Plants - 385; Viruses - 0; Other Eukaryotes - 339 (source: NCBI BLink).) — protein MADIISNPTMEQLFFSVDPMSLILSQNSDTHQLKLLLDGFSGFERGPRYDEYSRLRESKLRMKRDFQKFLEEEDEVEEPRIKKQVRFEGNSVNSQEGDKFSPEKKKQSRFEGISVISQEDRFSPEKVKKQSRFGFSPLKKAVPSSLAQSVPDFSAVIRKENRRPVNINTITPPPPTSKSRNGGVLTGSASRGSKSASAGEKKSKGMMMMGMARKSYANVEDLKKISMAAASAINGGGGGGGGGRKVGDCGGGRRTILGYRQIY, from the coding sequence ATGGCGGATATAATCTCAAATCCGACCATGGaacaactcttcttctctgtagATCCGATGTCTCTTATACTCTCTCAAAACTCCGACACACATCAACTTAAACTCTTGTTAGACGGTTTCTCCGGATTCGAAAGAGGTCCAAGATACGATGAATACTCGAGATTACGTGAATCGAAGCTTCGCATGAAACGTGATTTTCAGAAATTCctcgaggaagaagacgaagtaGAAGAGCCGAGGATCAAAAAACAAGTCAGATTCGAGGGTAATTCTGTAAATTCGCAAGAAGGTGATAAGTTTTctccggagaagaagaaacagagtcgGTTCGAGGGTATTTCAGTAATTTCACAAGAAGATAGGTTTTCGCCGGAGAAGGTGAAGAAACAGAGTCGATTTGGGTTTTCTCCGCTGAAAAAAGCTGTTCCGTCTTCGTTGGCACAATCAGTTCCTGATTTCTCTGCTGTGATACGTAAAGAGAATCGTCGTCCGGTTAATATCAACACTATTACTCCGCCACCACCGACTTCGAAGAGTAGAAACGGCGGCGTTTTGACGGGATCGGCTTCAAGAGGGAGCAAGTCGGCGAGTGctggagagaagaagagtaaagggatgatgatgatgggaaTGGCACGTAAGAGTTACGCTAATGTTGAAGATCTTAAGAAGATTTCAATGGCGGCTGCTTCTGCTATTAATGGCggtggcggtggaggaggaggagggagAAAAGTTGGTGACTGTGGTGGTGGTCGTCGGACTATTCTTGGTTACAGACAAATTTACTGA
- the LCR80 gene encoding low-molecular-weight cysteine-rich 80 (low-molecular-weight cysteine-rich 80 (LCR80); FUNCTIONS IN: molecular_function unknown; INVOLVED IN: defense response; LOCATED IN: endomembrane system; EXPRESSED IN: central cell, embryo; EXPRESSED DURING: C globular stage; CONTAINS InterPro DOMAIN/s: S locus-related glycoprotein 1 binding pollen coat (InterPro:IPR010851), Knottin (InterPro:IPR003614); BEST Arabidopsis thaliana protein match is: low-molecular-weight cysteine-rich 58 (TAIR:AT5G38317.1); Has 30201 Blast hits to 17322 proteins in 780 species: Archae - 12; Bacteria - 1396; Metazoa - 17338; Fungi - 3422; Plants - 5037; Viruses - 0; Other Eukaryotes - 2996 (source: NCBI BLink).) — MERIPSLASLVSLLIIFATVVNQTRASICNDRLGLCDGCDQRCKAKHGPSCESKCDGPVGMLLCTCTYECGPTKLCNGGLGNCGESCNEQCCDRNCAQRYNGGHGYCNTLDDFSLCLCKYPC; from the exons ATGGAGAGGATACCTTCACTTGCATCCCTTGTTAGCTTGCTTATCATATTTGCCACAg TTGTTAATCAGACAAGAGCAAGTATCTGTAACGACAGACTAGGCCTTTGCGATGGTTGCGATCAAAGATGTAAGGCCAAACACGGGCCATCGTGCGAAAGTAAATGTGACGGGCCGGTTGGAATGTTGCTGTGCACGTGCACTTACGAGTGTGGTCCAACAAAGCTTTGCAATGGTGGGCTTGGCAATTGCGGTGAAAGTTGTAATGAACAATGTTGTGATAGGAATTGTGCACAAAGATACAATGGTGGACATGGATATTGTAACACCCTTGATGATTTTAGTTTGTGCTTATGCAAGTACCCTTGCTAA
- a CDS encoding Disease resistance protein (TIR-NBS-LRR class) family has translation MDSSFLSSFCATAIIFFTLFGTIYFMFYRKVKSHQENKTIASSLALPTIPSSLSRKYDVFPSFHGADVRKTFLSHMLKEFKRKGIVPFIDNDIDRSKSIGPELDEAIRGSKIAIVMLSKNYASSSWCLNELVEITKCRKDLNQTVMTIFYGVDPTDVKKQTGEFGKVFERTCESKTEEQVKTWREVLDGAATIAGEHWHIWDNEASMIEKISIDVSNILNRSSPSRDFDDLIGMEAHMEKMKSLLSLHSNEVKMIGIWGPSGIGKTTIARVLYNRFSGDFGLSVFMDNIKELMHTRPVGSDDYSAKLHLQNQLMSEITNHKETKITHLGVVPDRLKDNKVLIVLDSIDQSIQLDAIAKETQWFGPGSRIIITTQDQKLLEAHDINNIYKVEFPSKYEAFQIFCTYAFGQNFPKDGFEKLAWEVTDLLGELPLGLRVMGSHFRRMSKDDWVIALPRLKTRLDANIQSILKFSYDALSPEDKDLFLHIACLFNNEEIVKVEDYLALDFLDARHGLHLLAEKSLIDLEGVNYKVLKMHNLLEQLGKEIVRYHPAHHSIREPEKRQFLVDTKDICEVLADGTGSKSIKGICFDLDNLSGRLNISERAFEGMTNLKFLRVLRDRSEKLYLPQGLNYLPKKLRLIEWDYFPMKSLPSNFCTTYLVNLHMRKSKLEKLWEGKQPLGNLKWMNLSNSRNLKELPDLSTATKLQDLNLTRCSSLVEIPFSIGNTTNLEKLNLVMCTSLVELPSSIGSLHKLRELRLRGCSKLEVLPTNISLESLDNLDITDCSLLKSFPDISTNIKHLSLARTAINEVPSRIKSWSRLRYFVVSYNENLKESPHALDTITMLSSNDTKMQELPRWVKKISRLETLMLEGCKNLVTLPELPDSLSNIGVINCESLERLDCSFYKHPNMFIGFVNCLKLNKEARELIQTSSSTCSILPGRRVPSNFTYRKTGGSVLVNLNQSPLSTTLVFKACVLLVNKDDKKKEANGTSFQVYYRIMDKRKLGVIVPWRSAHGFVVPPILAEHLLTFELEADVKTNEFFFEFEVNRYEVVIKECGVLQL, from the exons atggattcttcttttctctctagTTTTTGTGCTACAGCCATAATTTTCTTCACGCTTTTCGGTACAAtatatttcatgttttataGAAAAGTCAAATcccatcaagaaaacaaaacaatagcttcttctttagctcttCCAACTATTCCATCTTCTTTGTCCCGAAAATACGATGTCTTTCCGAGTTTCCACGGAGCAGATGTTCGCAAAACCTTTCTTTCTCACATGCTAAAAGAGTTCAAACGAAAGGGAATCGTTCCATTCATTGATAATGATATCGACAGGAGCAAGTCTATTGGTCCTGAGCTCGACGAAGCTATCAGAGGATCAAAGATCGCAATCGTCATGCTCTCAAAGAACTATGCTTCTTCATCATGGTGCCTAAACGAGTTGGTGGAGATCACGAAATGTAGAAAAGATTTGAATCAAACAGTGATGACCATTTTCTATGGCGTTGACCCAACAGATGTAAAGAAGCAGACAGGAGAGTTTGGGAAGGTCTTCGAAAGAACTTGTGAAAGTAAAACAGAGGAGCAGGTTAAGACATGGAGAGAAGTTTTGGATGGTGCGGCAACAATCGCTGGAGAGCATTGGCACATCTG GGATAATGAAGCGAGCATGATTGAAAAAATTTCCATTGACGTTTCAAACATTCTTAATCGTTCCTCACCCTCAAGAGATTTTGACGATTTGATTGGGATGGAAGCTCATATGGAAAAAATGAAATCGTTGTTGAGCCTACACTCTAATGAAGTGAAGATGATTGGGATTTGGGGTCCTTCTGGGATTGGGAAGACCACCATTGCAAGAGTCTTATATAACCGTTTTTCTGGCGATTTTGGATTGAGTGTCTTTATGGACAATATTAAAGAGTTGATGCATACAAGACCAGTGGGTTCTGACGATTACAGTGCAAAGTTGCACTTACAGAACCAGTTAATGTCCGAGATAACCAACCATAAGGAGACCAAGATTACTCATTTAGGAGTTGTACCTGATAGGTTGAAGGACAATAAAGTGCTTATTGTCCTTGATAGCATTGATCAATCAATACAACTAGATGCTATCGCAAAAGAAACTCAATGGTTCGGTCCTGGGAGTCGGATTATCATCACAACGCAAGACCAAAAACTTCTGGAGGCACATGACATCaacaatatttacaaggtGGAGTTTCCATCAAAATATGAAgcttttcaaatcttttgtaCGTATGCTTTTGGTCAAAATTTCCCTAAAGATGGTTTTGAGAAGCTTGCTTGGGAAGTTACAGACCTTTTAGGTGAACTACCATTGGGACTAAGAGTTATGGGCTCCCACTTCCGAAGAATGTCTAAGGATGATTGGGTAATTGCATTACCAAGGTTAAAGACTCGCCTTGATGCTAATATTCAAAGCATTTTGAAGTTTAGTTACGATGCTTTATCTCCTGAAGATAAAGATTTATTCCTTCATATAGCATGCCTTTTCAACAATGAAGAAATAGTGAAAGTCGAAGATTATCTTGCTTTAGATTTCTTGGATGCGAGGCATGGGCTTCACCTCTTAGCTGAGAAATCTCTCATTGATCTCGAAGGTGTTAACTACAAAGTGCTAAAAATGCATAATCTACTAGAACAATTGGGTAAAGAAATTGTCCGTTATCATCCGGCACACCACTCAATCCGTGAGCCTGAAAAGCGTCAGTTTTTGGTTGATACTAAAGATATTTGTGAAGTACTCGCCGATGGCACG GGTAGTAAAAGTATTAAAGGTATATGTTTCGACTTAGATAACCTATCAGGGAGATTAAATATAAGTGAGAGAGCTTTTGAAGGAATGACTAACCTTAAATTCTTAAGAGTTCTGAGAGACCGAAGCGAGAAGTTGTACTTACCGCAAGGTTTAAATTATCTACCTAAGAAACTTAGATTAATAGAATGGGACTATTTTCCGATGAAAAGTTTGCCTTCAAACTTTTGTACAACGTACCTAGTCAACCTACATATGCGGAAAAGCAAACTTGAGAAGTTATGGGAAGGAAAACAG CCACTTGGTAACCTGAAGTGGATGAATTTAAGTAACTCGAGAAACCTAAAGGAGCTACCTGATCTCTCAACAGCTACTAAACTTCAAGATTTGAATCTCACTAGATGCTCCAGCTTGGTGGAGATTCCTTTCTCTATTGGAAACACCACTAATCTTGAGAAACTGAATCTTGTAATGTGCACTAGCTTGGTGGAGCTGCCCTCCTCTATAGGAAGCCTTCATAAATTGCGGGAGTTGAGATTACGAGGATGCTCAAAGCTAGAGGTTCTTCCCACCAACATCAGCTTGGAATCTCTCGATAACCTTGATATCACTGATTGCTCACTGTTGAAAAGTTTTCCTGATATCTCCACAAACATTAAGCATCTCAGCCTCGCGAGAACTGCAATTAATGAAGTGCCGTCGAGGATCAAGTCATGGTCTCGTCTTCGTTACTTTGTAGTGTCATACAATGAAAACCTCAAGGAATCTCCGCACGCTCTTGATACCATCACAATGTTGTCGTCTAACGATACAAAAATGCAAGAATTACCTCGGTGGGTCAAGAAAATCTCTCGTCTTGAGACGCTTATGCTAGAGGGATGCAAAAACCTGGTAACACTCCCAGAACTTCCGGATTCCTTATCAAACATAGGGGTAATAAATTGCGAGTCACTAGAGAGGCTTGATTGTTCCTTCTACAAACATCCAAATATGTTTATCGGGTTTGTTAACTGCTTGAAGCTGAATAAAGAAGCGAGAGAACTCATCCAGACCAGTAGTAGCACTTGTTCGATCTTACCCGGAAGACGAGTGCCTTCAAACTTCACTTACCGAAAAACTGGAGGTTCCGTGCTTGTCAATTTGAATCAAAGTCCTCTTTCTACAACCTTGGTGTTTAAGGCTTGTGTCTTGCTGGTTAATAAAGATGATAAGAAAAAGGAGGCCAATGGTACGTCATTTCAGGTATATTATCGTATAATGGACAAACGCAAATTGGGTGTTATTGTTCCATGGAGATCTGCACACGGCTTTGTTGTGCCTCCAATTTTGGCGGAGCATTTGCTAACCTTTGAACTTGAAGCGGATGTGAAAACCAACGAGTTTTTCTTCGAGTTCGAAGTCAACCGTTACGAAGTGGTGATAAAAGAATGTGGAGTACTCCAACTCTAA
- a CDS encoding Peptidyl-tRNA hydrolase family protein (Peptidyl-tRNA hydrolase family protein; FUNCTIONS IN: aminoacyl-tRNA hydrolase activity; INVOLVED IN: translation; LOCATED IN: chloroplast; EXPRESSED IN: 21 plant structures; EXPRESSED DURING: 13 growth stages; CONTAINS InterPro DOMAIN/s: Peptidyl-tRNA hydrolase, conserved site (InterPro:IPR018171), Peptidyl-tRNA hydrolase (InterPro:IPR001328); BEST Arabidopsis thaliana protein match is: Peptidyl-tRNA hydrolase family protein (TAIR:AT5G16140.2); Has 1807 Blast hits to 1807 proteins in 277 species: Archae - 0; Bacteria - 0; Metazoa - 736; Fungi - 347; Plants - 385; Viruses - 0; Other Eukaryotes - 339 (source: NCBI BLink).), with protein MFCASSSPITSPLYPKAYKFSQTKSNSKRFSSLRASLPVSDNKLLKFEYTPWLIVGLGNPGLKYYGTRHNIGFEMIDHIARATDISMNTIQSKALVGIGSVGEVPILLVKPQGYMNFSGESVGPLAAYYQIPLRHILMIYDDMGLSNGVLRLQPKGGHSQHNGLKNVTEHLNGCRGYPRLSIGIGNPPGNMDMKAFLLQKFSPLERKQMDEGLEQGVEGVKTLVEEGFSDSISRFNLGQKYKFHKV; from the exons ATGTTTTGtgcatcatcttctccaattACATCTCCTCTCTACCCAAAAGCTTAtaaattttctcaaacaaaatcgAATTCGAAGAGATTTTCCTCTCTGCGTGCTTCGTTGCCTGTTTCTGATAACAAGCTTCTTAAATTTGAATACACACCATGGCTTATTGTTGGACTTGGTAACCCTGGATTAAAGTATTACGGAACAAGGCATAAT ATTGGTTTTGAGATGATTGATCATATAGCTCGAGCAACGGATATTTCTATGAACACAATTCAGTCCAAGGCTTTAGTTGGGATAG GTTCTGTTGGAGAAGTTCCGATTTTGTTGGTTAAACCTCAAGGATACATGAATTTCAGTGGTGAATCG GTTGGGCCGTTAGCTGCTTACTACCAAATACCCTTACGTCACATTCTTATG ATATATGATGACATGGGTTTGTCTAATGGTGTCTTGAGACTTCAACCAAAAGGTGGGCATAGCCAACACAATGG ATTGAAGAATGTGACAGAACATTTAAATGGTTGTCGCGGCTATCCCCGCTTATCAATCG GAATTGGAAATCCACCAGGTAACATGGACATGAAAGCGTTTCTTCTCCAGAAATTCAGCCCCTTGGAGCGCAAACAG ATGGATGAGGGACTGGAACAAGGTGTTGAAGGTGTGAAGACACTTGTTGAAGAGGGGTTTAGTGACTCAATATCTCGATTCAATTTGGGACAGAAATACAAGTTTCATAAAGTTTGA
- a CDS encoding uncharacterized protein (unknown protein; BEST Arabidopsis thaliana protein match is: unknown protein (TAIR:AT1G67050.1); Has 1807 Blast hits to 1807 proteins in 277 species: Archae - 0; Bacteria - 0; Metazoa - 736; Fungi - 347; Plants - 385; Viruses - 0; Other Eukaryotes - 339 (source: NCBI BLink).): protein MPENANESPRISFSNDFCHHESIPIEQRTSQSPYDISNFYWGFPLEFSIPRGAISGESSWSAEEFFNDGKILPIEMKKIPEPIYRSKTDKYKTGLPRPEIIPIEDFEPVLEIEEIGDQEYEVKLPLLPYNSTGSNSIKSQVSSSSSSSFNGSFPKPILKNNHGGYNYKGHGGVIRVSSFLDMVPSGNLFGLGSINFDGGRNKNKIRSMFFYW, encoded by the coding sequence ATGCCCGAAAACGCTAATGAAAGTCCAAGAATCTCATTTTCTAACGATTTTTGCCACCACGAGTCCATACCAATCGAGCAGCGTACATCACAATCTCCGTATGATATCTCCAACTTCTATTGGGGCTTTCCTTTGGAGTTTTCAATACCCCGCGGTGCAATCTCCGGCGAGAGCTCCTGGTCCGCGGAAGAGTTCTTCAACGACGGCAAAATCCTCCctatagaaatgaaaaagatccCGGAACCCATATATCGTAGTAAAAcagataaatataaaaccgGTTTACCCAGACCTGAGATAATTCCAATCGAAGATTTTGAACCGGTTCTTGAAATAGAAGAAATTGGAGACCAAGAATATGAGGTAAAGTTGCCATTACTTCCTTATAACTCGACCGGTTCGAATTCTATCAAGAGTCAggtttcgtcttcttcttcttcttcttttaacgGTAGTTTTCCGAAACCGATATTGAAGAACAACCATGGAGGTTATAACTACAAGGGACATGGAGGTGTGATTAGGGTGAGCTCATTTCTGGATATGGTACCTTCGGGGAATTTGTTTGGGTTAGGTTCGATAAATTTTGATGgtggaagaaacaaaaacaagatacGATCAATGTTTTTCTATTGGTAA
- the LCR58 gene encoding low-molecular-weight cysteine-rich 58 (low-molecular-weight cysteine-rich 58 (LCR58); LOCATED IN: endomembrane system; BEST Arabidopsis thaliana protein match is: low-molecular-weight cysteine-rich 80 (TAIR:AT5G38330.1); Has 98 Blast hits to 98 proteins in 14 species: Archae - 0; Bacteria - 0; Metazoa - 47; Fungi - 2; Plants - 40; Viruses - 0; Other Eukaryotes - 9 (source: NCBI BLink).): MERITSLVFFASFLIIFVSGVNQTRADSCDESLGLCETCDERCQAKHGPSCISKCDGEVGMLSCTCTYECGPPLPPKGNVCSGGTGMCSGKCPYKCCDTSCAQKYNGGRGFCNSFGNYNFCQCEYPC, from the exons ATGGAGAGGATAACTTCACTTGTATTCTTTGCTAGCTTCCTTATTATATTTGTCTCag GTGTTAATCAGACAAGAGCAGATTCATGCGATGAAAGTCTAGGCCTTTGCGAAACATGTGACGAAAGATGCCAGGCCAAACACGGGCCATCGTGCATAAGCAAATGTGACGGAGAGGTTGGGATGTTGTCGTGCACGTGCACTTACGAGTGTGGACCACCTTTACCCCCCAAAGGTAACGTTTGCAGCGGTGGGACTGGTATGTGCAGTGGAAAGTGTCCATATAAATGTTGTGATACCAGTTGCGCACAAAAGTATAATGGTGGACGTGGATTTTGTAACTCCTTTggtaattataatttttgccAATGCGAATACCCTTGCTAA
- a CDS encoding uncharacterized protein (unknown protein; FUNCTIONS IN: molecular_function unknown; INVOLVED IN: biological_process unknown; LOCATED IN: cellular_component unknown; EXPRESSED IN: shoot apex, sepal, pedicel; EXPRESSED DURING: 4 anthesis; BEST Arabidopsis thaliana protein match is: unknown protein (TAIR:AT1G67050.1); Has 30201 Blast hits to 17322 proteins in 780 species: Archae - 12; Bacteria - 1396; Metazoa - 17338; Fungi - 3422; Plants - 5037; Viruses - 0; Other Eukaryotes - 2996 (source: NCBI BLink).) → MPENANESPRISFSNDFCHHESIPIEQRTSQSPYDISNFYWGFPLEFSIPRGAISGESSWSAEEFFNDGKILPIEMKKIPEPIYRSKTDKYKTGLPRPEIIPIEDFEPVLEIEEIGDQEYENNHGGYNYKGHGGVIRVSSFLDMVPSGNLFGLGSINFDGGRNKNKIRSMFFYW, encoded by the exons ATGCCCGAAAACGCTAATGAAAGTCCAAGAATCTCATTTTCTAACGATTTTTGCCACCACGAGTCCATACCAATCGAGCAGCGTACATCACAATCTCCGTATGATATCTCCAACTTCTATTGGGGCTTTCCTTTGGAGTTTTCAATACCCCGCGGTGCAATCTCCGGCGAGAGCTCCTGGTCCGCGGAAGAGTTCTTCAACGACGGCAAAATCCTCCctatagaaatgaaaaagatccCGGAACCCATATATCGTAGTAAAAcagataaatataaaaccgGTTTACCCAGACCTGAGATAATTCCAATCGAAGATTTTGAACCGGTTCTTGAAATAGAAGAAATTGGAGACCAAGAATATGAG AACAACCATGGAGGTTATAACTACAAGGGACATGGAGGTGTGATTAGGGTGAGCTCATTTCTGGATATGGTACCTTCGGGGAATTTGTTTGGGTTAGGTTCGATAAATTTTGATGgtggaagaaacaaaaacaagatacGATCAATGTTTTTCTATTGGTAA
- a CDS encoding Peptidyl-tRNA hydrolase family protein (Peptidyl-tRNA hydrolase family protein; FUNCTIONS IN: aminoacyl-tRNA hydrolase activity; INVOLVED IN: translation; LOCATED IN: chloroplast; EXPRESSED IN: 21 plant structures; EXPRESSED DURING: 13 growth stages; CONTAINS InterPro DOMAIN/s: Peptidyl-tRNA hydrolase, conserved site (InterPro:IPR018171), Peptidyl-tRNA hydrolase (InterPro:IPR001328); BEST Arabidopsis thaliana protein match is: Peptidyl-tRNA hydrolase family protein (TAIR:AT5G16140.2); Has 35333 Blast hits to 34131 proteins in 2444 species: Archae - 798; Bacteria - 22429; Metazoa - 974; Fungi - 991; Plants - 531; Viruses - 0; Other Eukaryotes - 9610 (source: NCBI BLink).): protein MVTAMFCASSSPITSPLYPKAYKFSQTKSNSKRFSSLRASLPVSDNKLLKFEYTPWLIVGLGNPGLKYYGTRHNIGFEMIDHIARATDISMNTIQSKALVGIGSVGEVPILLVKPQGYMNFSGESVGPLAAYYQIPLRHILMIYDDMGLSNGVLRLQPKGGHSQHNGLKNVTEHLNGCRGYPRLSIGIGNPPGNMDMKAFLLQKFSPLERKQMDEGLEQGVEGVKTLVEEGFSDSISRFNLGQKYKFHKV from the exons ATGG tTACAGCGATGTTTTGtgcatcatcttctccaattACATCTCCTCTCTACCCAAAAGCTTAtaaattttctcaaacaaaatcgAATTCGAAGAGATTTTCCTCTCTGCGTGCTTCGTTGCCTGTTTCTGATAACAAGCTTCTTAAATTTGAATACACACCATGGCTTATTGTTGGACTTGGTAACCCTGGATTAAAGTATTACGGAACAAGGCATAAT ATTGGTTTTGAGATGATTGATCATATAGCTCGAGCAACGGATATTTCTATGAACACAATTCAGTCCAAGGCTTTAGTTGGGATAG GTTCTGTTGGAGAAGTTCCGATTTTGTTGGTTAAACCTCAAGGATACATGAATTTCAGTGGTGAATCG GTTGGGCCGTTAGCTGCTTACTACCAAATACCCTTACGTCACATTCTTATG ATATATGATGACATGGGTTTGTCTAATGGTGTCTTGAGACTTCAACCAAAAGGTGGGCATAGCCAACACAATGG ATTGAAGAATGTGACAGAACATTTAAATGGTTGTCGCGGCTATCCCCGCTTATCAATCG GAATTGGAAATCCACCAGGTAACATGGACATGAAAGCGTTTCTTCTCCAGAAATTCAGCCCCTTGGAGCGCAAACAG ATGGATGAGGGACTGGAACAAGGTGTTGAAGGTGTGAAGACACTTGTTGAAGAGGGGTTTAGTGACTCAATATCTCGATTCAATTTGGGACAGAAATACAAGTTTCATAAAGTTTGA